The region AGCTGTTCTGGATGGAGGACCCCACCCCGGCCGACAGCCAGGACGCCTACCGTCTGATCCGGCAGCACACGACGACCCCGATCGCCGTCGGCGAGGTGCTGACCTCGATCTGGGACGTGAAGGACCTCATCACCGAGCGGCTGATCGACTACGTGCGCTGCTCGGTCGTGCACGCCGGTGGGATCACGCATCTGCGCCGCATCTACGACCTCGCCGCGCTGTACGACGTCCGCTCCGGGTCGCACGGGGCCTCCGACCTCTCCCCGGTGACGCAGGCGGCCGCGACGCACCTGGCCACGGCGATCCCCAACCTCGGGGTGCAGGAGCACATGGGGTACCCGGACCTGACCGCGGAGGTGTTCCACGGTGGGGCGACGTACGCCGACGGCTCGCTCCACGTGAGCGAGGAGCCCGGCCTCGGTGTGACCTACGACGACGCGGCGGCTGCCCGGTTCGAGTACGAGCCGCGCTACCTGCCGGTCGCGCGGCGGCTGGACGGGTCCGTCCACGACTGGTGAGCCGCGCGCCGTCGGCGGAGGTGTCGCGGGTGCGGTCGGACGTGTCACGAACCGGTCACGTCGCGGTGCGAGACTGTGCGGCGTGCTCGACGTCCCCGACTACGCCACGCGCGATCTCGCGTGGCTGCGCGACCTCCTGACCCGCCGCCCGTGGGCCACGATCGTGGCCGCGCCCGACGGCGTCCCCACCGCCACGCACATGCCGGTGCTGCTGGAGAACGCGGGGGGCGACGGCGGTGACGAGGCCCTCACGCTCGTGACCCACCTCGGCGTCCCCGACGACGAGACGCTCGGCCTCGCCGACGGTGTGCAGGTGCTCGTGGTGGTCGAGGGCGCCTCCGGGTACGTCACGCCCACCTGGTACGCGTGGGGTCCGGCGGTGCCGACCTGGAACGTCGAGGTCGCGCACCTCACCGCGAGCGTCGAGCTCCTCGACGACGCCGGCACCTGGGACGTGCTGGTGCGCACCGTCGCGGCGTTCGAGAGCGCCCGCCCGGAGCCGTTCGTGCTGGCCGCCGACGACCTCGCCTACGCGCGCCGCCTCGCTCGCGGCGTGCGGGGCGTCCGCCTCCACGTCACCGACTGGCGCGGCAAGAACAAGATGTCGCAGGACAAGCCGGCCGCCGTCGTCGCCCGCATCGTCGCGGGTCTCGAGGACCCGGCTGATGTGCACGCCGACCCCGCGCTCGCCGCCGCGATGCGCGCCGTCCACCCCGACCTGCCGTGACCGGCCGCCCCACCCCGCCCGACCTGCTGCTGCGCTCCGCCCGCCTGGTCGGTCACGCCCGGCCCGTCGACGTGCGCGTCGAGGGCGGCGTCACGACGGCGATCGCCCCCGCCGGGGCGCTCGCGGCGCACCCGCGTGCCGAGACCGTGGACCTGGCGGGCCGCTGGCTGGTGCCCGGCCTGTGGGACGCGCACGTCCACCTGGTGCAGCAGGCGCTCGCCGAGCAGCGCCTCGACGTCTCGGGGGCGGGTTCGGCGGCCGAGGCGGCGGCGCTGGTGGCGGCGCACCTCGCTGGCACCGGTCGCGCTGTCGGCGGCGCGACGTCGGACGCACCGAACGCGTCTGACCCCGGCGCCACGCTCGTCGGGTTCGGCTTCCGGGACGCCTCCTGGCCGGACCTGCCCACCGCGGAGGTGCTGGACGCGGCGGCGGGGGACGCGCCGTCGTGCTCGTGAGCGGTGACCTGCACTGCGGCTGGTTCTCGAGCGCGGCGCTGCGCCGCTTCGGCGTGCGCGCCGACGCCACCGGCCTCGTGCGCGAGGAGGCGTTCCTCCCGATCGCCGGGTTCCTCGACGACGCCGACGACGCGCGGCGCGACGCGTGGGTGCGGGCCGCGACGCGGACGGCGGCCCGGCGCGGCGTCGTCGGCATCCGCGACTTCGAGGCGGAGCACCCGCTGTCGTGGTCGCGGCGGGCGGGCGACGTCGCGGCGGAGAGCGCGCTCGCCGACGGCATCGCGGTGCGCGTGCAGGCGGGGGTGTGGCCGCAGTTCCTCGACGAGCAGATCGCGGCCAGGCGGCGCAGCGGCGACGCGCTGCCCGGGTCGCCGAGCGACGCCACCGGCGCCGCGCTCCTCACCGTCGGGCCGCTCAAGGTCATCAGCGACGGTTCGCTCAACACGCGCACCGCCTACTGCCACGACCCCTACCCCGGCACCCACGACCGCGGCGTGCTGACCTATGCGCCGCCCGAGCTGCGCGATCTCATGGGCCGCGCGCAGGACGCCGGGATCGGGAGCGCGATCCACGCGATCGGCGACGACGCGTGCGGCCTCGCGCTCGACGCGTTCGAGGCCACGGGCGCGTGGGGCAGCATCGAGCACGCCCAGCTCCTCACCGCGGCCGACGTGCGGCGCTTCGCCCGCCTCGACGTGACCGCCAGCGTGCAGCCCGCGCACCTCCTCGACGACCGCGACGTGGCCGACGACCTGTGGCCCGGCCGGACCGACCGCGCCTTCGTGCTCGCCTCGCTCGTGGCGGCCGGCGCACGCCTCGCGCTGGGGTCGGACGCCCCCGTGGCACCGCTCGACCCGTGGCTCGCCATCGCCGCCGCCGTGCACCGCACCGGGGACGAGCGCCCCGCGTGGCACGGCGAGCAGCGCATCGACGCCGCGGCGGCGCTCGCGGCCTCGACGGGTGGTCGGGGTGTGGCGCCGGGTGTCGGCGACGTCGCGGACCTCGCGATCTGCGACGTCGACCCCCTGCTCGCCGACGCCGGCACGCGCGTGGCGGGGACGCTGCTCGCGGGGAGTGGACGCACCGCGACGGCGTGTGAGCCGCGTCTGGTCGCGGCGGGCCGCAACCGACTGTTCACGAGGCCGCTACACGGCCGTCGCCCGCGCGGCGCGCACGCGGCCTAGCGTCGCGGGCATGGACACCACGCAGGTCGCACCGACGACGACCACCCCCACGACGACCACCCTCACCCTGGTCCGCCACGGCCAGACCCACCTCAACGCCCGCCGCGTCATGCAGGGCGCGTGCGACTCGCCCCTGACCCGCACCGGGCGGGCCGGGGTGCTCGTGACCGCGCAGCACCTCTCGACGCAGGCGTTCGACGCCGCCTACTCCTCGCCGCAGGGGCGCGCGGTGATGACCGCCGTCGAGATCGTGCGCCACCACGACGAGCTGCCGCTGCGCAGCGTCGCGGGGCTGCGCGAGTTCTCCTTCGGCCGCTACGAGCGCCGCCCCGAGCGCGAGCTCGACGAGATCGAGCCCTGGGCGGTGTTCGTGCCGCGCGTGCTCGCCGGCGAGCACCCGGGGCTGCCGGGCGGGGAGTCCGGTGCCGACTTCATGGACCGCGTGCGCACGACGTTCGCGCGGATCGTCGAGGCGCACCCGGGGGCACGTGCTCGTCGTCGGGCACGGGCTCACGCTGGGGGCCTACCTCGCGACCATCGACCCGAGCGGGCTCGTGCCGCTGCCGAACGCGTCGGTCTCGCGCGTCGAGGTGACGCGCGAGGAGGGCAGCGAGGTGTCGATCTCGCGGATCCTCGAGGTCGCGGTCGACGTCGCGGGGCACGGTTCGCTGTCGGCGCGCCCGGCGCCCGGGCCGGTCGCGGCGCCGCTACCCGCCGCCTGAGGGACGCGGCCCGCCGCCTGACGGCCGCTCCCCGGTCGGGGGTGTCCGCCAGGAGCGGCTGACCGGGTGACGCGCGCCTCGCCCGGTCGGGGGATCGGCGCCACGACGGTGCCGGGCGTCGGGCGGTGCGGGAGCCGGCCGCTCACAGCGGACGCGTCGGCTGTCGCATGCACGGCCTACGGTGGCGGGATGACGGGCCGGGAGGGTGTCGCGCGCGGGCCCTCGGCCGCGCCCACCCCGCCCGCGCCCACCGCTCCTGCGCTCACCACCACGGTCACGGTCGAGCGCCCGCTCGACCTGCGCCGCACGCTGGCGCCGCTGCGGCACGCCGGGAGCGACCCGGCGGCCCACCTGAGCGCCGACGGCGGGTGGTTCGCGCTCGGAACCCCGCTGGGTGCCGCGACGCTGGCGATCGTCCGCACCGTCGGCGGCGTCACCGCCCACGCGTGGGGGCCGGGAGCCGAGTGGGCGATCGCGTCCGTCCCCGACCTCATCGGTCAGGGCGACGACGAC is a window of Litorihabitans aurantiacus DNA encoding:
- a CDS encoding histidine phosphatase family protein — its product is MDTTQVAPTTTTPTTTTLTLVRHGQTHLNARRVMQGACDSPLTRTGRAGVLVTAQHLSTQAFDAAYSSPQGRAVMTAVEIVRHHDELPLRSVAGLREFSFGRYERRPERELDEIEPWAVFVPRVLAGEHPGLPGGESGADFMDRVRTTFARIVEAHPGARARRRARAHAGGLPRDHRPERARAAAERVGLARRGDARGGQRGVDLADPRGRGRRRGARFAVGAPGARAGRGAATRRLRDAARRLTAAPRSGVSARSG
- a CDS encoding FMN-binding negative transcriptional regulator — encoded protein: MLDVPDYATRDLAWLRDLLTRRPWATIVAAPDGVPTATHMPVLLENAGGDGGDEALTLVTHLGVPDDETLGLADGVQVLVVVEGASGYVTPTWYAWGPAVPTWNVEVAHLTASVELLDDAGTWDVLVRTVAAFESARPEPFVLAADDLAYARRLARGVRGVRLHVTDWRGKNKMSQDKPAAVVARIVAGLEDPADVHADPALAAAMRAVHPDLP